The following are encoded together in the Gouania willdenowi chromosome 14, fGouWil2.1, whole genome shotgun sequence genome:
- the casr gene encoding extracellular calcium-sensing receptor yields the protein MKLLMCYLILLGSSYVISSYGPYQRAQMTGDILLGGLFPIHFGVASKDQDLAARPESTQCVRFNFRGFRWLQAMIFAIDEINNSSTFLPNITLGYRIFDTCNTVSKALEATLSFVAQNKIDSLNLDEFCNCTDHIPSTIAVVGATGSAVSTAVANLLGLFYIPQISYASSSRLLSNKNQYKSFMRTIPTDEYQATAMADIIEYFEWNWVIAIASDDDYGRPGIEKFEKEMEERDICIHLNELISQYLEDHEVKALADRIENSTAKVIVVFASGPDIEPLIKEMVRRNVTDRIWLASEAWASSSLIAKPEYLDVVAGTIGFALKEGRIAGFREFLQRVQPKKDSHNEFVREFWEETFNCYLEDSPRLQESENGSSSFRPLCTGEEDITNVETPYLDYTHLRISYNVYVAVYSIAQALQDILSCTPGQGLFANNSCADIRKMEAWQVLKQLRHLNYTNSMGEKIYFDENADMAAKYTIINWQRSPGDGSVLFKEVGYYNIHAKRGAKQFIDKTKILWNGFSSEVPFSNCSEDCEPGTRKGIIDSMPTCCFECTECSDGEYSNNKDASVCNKCPNNSWSNGNHTFCFLKEIEFLSWTEPFGIALAICALLGVVLTAFVMGVFVKFRNTPIVKATNRELSYVLLFSLICCFSSSLIFIGEPQDWTCRLRQPAFGISFVLCISCILVKTNRVLLVFEAKIPTSLHRKWWGLNLQFLLVFLCTFVQVMICVVWLYNAPPSCYQNHDIDEIIFITCNEGSVMALGFLIGYTCLLAAVCFFFAFKSRKLPENFTEAKYITFSMLIFFIVWISFIPAYFSTYGKFVSAVEVIAILASSFGMLACIFSNKLYIILFKPSRNTIEEVRCSTAAHAFKVAAKATLKHSAASRRRSSSIGGSSASSPSSSISLKTNGNDCDMTSGKHTPRVSFGSGRVTLSLSFEEPRRSSLM from the exons ATGAAACTGCTTATGTGTTATTTGATACTACTGGGGTCAAGTTACGTGATTTCCAGCTATGGCCCGTATCAGAGAGCACAGATGACTGGAGACATATTACTCGGAGGTCTTTTCCCGATCCACTTTGGGGTGGCATCCAAAGATCAAGACCTTGCAGCCCGCCCAGAATCCACGCAGTGTGTCAG GTTTAATTTTCGTGGTTTTCGTTGGCTCCAAGCTATGATTTTTGCCATTGATGAGATCAACAACAGCAGCACGTTCTTGCCCAACATCACGCTGGGCTACAGGATCTTTGACACGTGCAACACGGTGTCCAAAGCTCTGGAAGCTACTCTCAGTTTTGTTGCTCAGAACAAGATTGACTCCCTGAATTTGGATGAGTTTTGTAACTGCACGGATCATATCCCGTCAACCATCGCTGTTGTAGGAGCCACTGGATCCGCTGTCTCCACGGCTGTCGCAAACCTACTGGGTCTTTTTTACATTCCTCAG ATCAGCTATGCCTCCTCTAGTCGCCTTCTGAGCAACAAAAATCAGTACAAGTCCTTCATGAGGACTATCCCTACGGACGAGTACCAGGCCACGGCCATGGCAGACATCATTGAATACTTTGAGTGGAACTGGGTGATTGCTATTGCTTCAGATGATGATTACGGCCGCCCCGGCATAGAAAAGTTTGAGAAGGAGATGGAAGAGAGAGACATCTGCATTCATCTGAACGAGCTCATTTCTCAGTACCTGGAGGATCACGAAGTAAAAGCTCTTGCTGACAGGATCGAGAACTCCACGGCCAAAGTGATAGTTGTGTTTGCCAGTGGTCCGGATATTGAGCCACTAATCAAAGAGATGGTGAGGAGAAACGTCACGGATCGCATCTGGCTAGCCAGTGAAGCATGGGCCAGTTCATCCCTTATCGCTAAGCCAGAGTATCTTGATGTTGTGGCAGGAACTATTGGCTTTGCTCTAAAAGAAGGACGAATTGCAGGCTTTAGGGAGTTCTTACAGCGAGTCCAGCCGAAGAAAGACAGCCACAATGAGTTTGTCAGAGAGTTTTGGGAAGAAACCTTCAACTGTTACCTAGAAGACAGCCCGAGACTTCAAGAGTCTGAAAATGGGAGCTCTAGTTTCAGGCCTTTGTGTACTGGTGAGGAGGACATCACAAATGTGGAGACCCCCTATCTGGACTACACACACCTTCGTATCTCCTACAATGTCTACGTAGCCGTTTATTCCATTGCACAGGCCCTGCAGGACATTCTTAGCTGTACACCGGGACAAGGTCTTTTTGCAAACAACTCCTGTGCTGACATAAGAAAAATGGAGGCTTGGCAG GTCCTGAAGCAGCTGAGACATTTGAACTATACCAACAGTATGGGTGAAAAGATTTACTTTGATGAAAATGCCGATATGGCGGCAAAGTACACCATTATAAACTGGCAGAGGTCTCCTGGAGATGGCTCTGTACTCTTTAAGGAGGTCGGCTATTATAATATACATGCCAAGAGAGGGGCAAAGCAGTTCATTGACAAGACAAAAATTCTCTGGAATGGATTCAGTTCAGAG GTACCATTTTCAAATTGCAGTGAAGACTGTGAACCAGGAACCAGAAAGGGCATCATAGACAGTATGCCCACCTGCTGCTTTGAATGCACGGAGTGTTCAGATGGAGAGTACAGTAATAATAAAG ATGCCAGTGTGTGCAATAAGTGTCCAAACAACTCCTGGTCCAATGGGAACCACACGTTCTGTTTCCTGAAGGAAATTGAGTTTCTGTCCTGGACAGAACCCTTTGGCATTGCCTTGGCTATCTGCGCGCTGCTGGGTGTCGTCCTCACAGCCTTTGTGATGGGAGTGTTCGTCAAGTTCCGCAACACGCCAATAGTAAAAGCCACGAACCGTGAACTGTCCTACGTCCTCCTGTTCTCTCTCATCTGTTGTTTTTCCAGCTCTCTCATCTTCATTGGAGAGCCACAGGATTGGACGTGTCGTTTACGTCAGCCTGCCTTTGGAATCAGTTTTGTTCTGTGCATCTCCTGTATCCTCGTCAAAACCAACAGGGTGCTTTTGGTATTTGAGGCTAAGATTCCAACGAGTCTCCATCGTAAATGGTGGGGACTGAACCTCCAGTTTCTCTTGGTGTTTCTGTGCACGTTTGTCCAAGTCATGATATGTGTAGTCTGGCTTTACAATGCCCCTCCCTCTTGTTACCAAAATCATGACATCGATGagatcattttcatcacatGCAATGAGGGCTCTGTGATGGCTCTAGGGTTTCTGATTGGTTATACCTGCCTCTTGGCAGctgtatgttttttctttgcattcaAATCCCGCAAACTTCCAGAAAACTTCACAGAGGCCAAGTACATCACCTTCAGCATGCTTATATTCTTTATCGTTTGGATCTCTTTTATTCCAGCTTATTTCAGCACATATGGCAAGTTTGTTTCAGCTGTGGAAGTCATTGCTATATTAGCATCCAGCTTTGGGATGCTGGCTTGCATCTTCTCCAATAAGCTTTACATCATCCTCTTCAAGCCCTCAAGGAACACCATAGAGGAGGTTCGATGCAGCACCGCGGCCCACGCCTTTAAAGTGGCAGCCAAAGCCACCCTGAAACACAGCGCAGCCTCACGAAGACGTTCCAGTAGTATCGGTGGATCTTCCGCCTCCTCTCCATCCTCATCGATCAGCCTCAAAACCAATGGCAACGACTGCGACATGACGTCGGGAAAGCACACGCCGAGGGTGAGCTTCGGCAGCGGAAGGGTCACCTTGTCCTTGAGCTTTGAGGAACCTAGAAGGAGTTCTTTAATGTGA